The Klebsiella sp. RHBSTW-00484 genome includes a window with the following:
- a CDS encoding carbohydrate kinase family protein codes for MMKKYDVVAVGSGNIDLVFRVPRLPGNDDKVVGKKISENVGGTVANSACMMSTLGLKVVSLSSAGDDRYGQLIVDDFNRHGVDTRYIKINPGQDPNMAIIILDESGEKSLIYAPGDNCEWDQQTAFTAIAESKIMYTMPGDLDKYAIQAQYAHAHNTLVAVDIEPHIASDKEQLAKILSLADIAIFNQDGFTASCNCDPEWPVLHALRRKYSLSTLVVTCGAAGVIAVTEQEEARHPGFKIPVVDTTGAGDTFNASFIYTYANNYKLAPAIEFASAAAALNIMQIGARGHLASIEEISQFISSEKGKE; via the coding sequence ATGATGAAAAAATATGATGTCGTTGCGGTCGGAAGTGGCAACATTGATTTGGTTTTTCGGGTGCCCAGGCTGCCGGGAAATGATGACAAAGTCGTTGGCAAAAAAATATCCGAAAATGTGGGCGGCACTGTAGCGAATAGCGCGTGCATGATGTCAACGCTGGGGCTGAAGGTGGTTTCATTATCCAGCGCTGGCGACGATCGCTATGGTCAGTTGATTGTCGATGACTTTAATCGTCACGGTGTTGATACCCGCTATATCAAAATCAACCCAGGCCAGGACCCCAATATGGCGATAATTATTCTCGATGAGAGCGGAGAGAAGTCATTAATCTATGCTCCGGGGGATAATTGCGAATGGGATCAGCAGACGGCGTTTACCGCGATTGCTGAAAGTAAAATTATGTACACCATGCCGGGCGATCTCGATAAATATGCGATTCAGGCACAATATGCTCATGCGCATAATACCCTGGTGGCGGTCGACATTGAGCCACACATTGCCAGCGATAAAGAGCAGCTGGCGAAAATATTAAGTCTCGCTGATATTGCTATTTTCAACCAGGACGGTTTTACCGCCAGTTGTAATTGCGACCCTGAATGGCCTGTGCTGCATGCACTACGCCGGAAATACTCGCTGTCGACGCTGGTGGTGACCTGTGGCGCAGCAGGGGTGATTGCCGTAACCGAGCAGGAAGAAGCGCGCCATCCGGGCTTTAAAATCCCTGTTGTTGATACCACCGGTGCAGGCGATACTTTTAACGCCTCCTTTATTTACACTTATGCTAATAACTATAAATTAGCGCCAGCGATTGAGTTTGCCAGCGCTGCCGCCGCGCTGAATATTATGCAGATAGGTGCCAGGGGACATTTGGCCAGCATTGAAGAAATTAGCCAATTTATTTCATCCGAAAAAGGAAAGGAGTAG